The sequence TCATCCATTTCTATATTTTCAATTAAATTCAAACTTTCTGCCATGCTTAAACTTTTCATTTCTTTTATTTTCATTTTAATATTTTAAATGAATCGGGTTGATTAATAATTTTTTTATTCTATTAAAATCCTTTATTTCTACAATATAAATCTTTCCTTTTTTTCCAATTATTTTTCCAGATTTTCCATTAAATCTTTTTGGGAAATTTATAGGATGACTTATATCTATTTTTATTACTACTTTATCCCCCTCTTTATAATTATATAATATTTTAGATGTCTTTATCTTTCCACTTTCTCTAGTAGCTTTTTTTATTTTTGCCATTTTATTTCTTATAATAATGTTTTAATTCATTTATTATTTTTTTCAACGTTTCTTTTAAAGCATTAAATATATTATAATCCGTAATTTTAGAATTAAATATTTTTTCTTTAGTTTCTAATTTTGTTTCTATTTCATGTAAAAAAATTTTTCCATGTTTAGATTTTTTTAATCTTATTGATAATTGTTTATAATCTACTATATTTTCAATTTTTTTTAAATAATTATTCAATATATTATTTATTTTTTCTTTCTCAATTTCTTCTAAATCAAACCCTATTAATTTTAATTTTTCCATTATAATCTTACAAGAAAATATTATTTAATTTTTGTGTTTATATTTTCTGTTATGCTTCCTTGAAATAAATTTCCTTTATTATTTGCTTCATTCATATTACTCTTAATTGCATTAAACATTCTTTCTCCCCAAACCTTAATTCCACATATATCACAAACATCTATAACAGAGTTTTCATCTATATGTTTGTTGCAATAAACGCATTTCTTTACCATAAATCTTGTTCTTTTTTAATGTTTTTAAATCTTTTTATTATTATAAAGTTAATCAAATTTCTTTATTATCTTTAAAAGAAAATTTAATTTTATATATTTTTATTATTTTTTTGTAGGATCAATAACTCTTCCTATAAATAAAATATTTCCTGTATCTTTTTGTTGTATTATAAATATAAAAGGATGATCTGCTCTAAATATTTTTCTTAATGGATATGCGGAACTACCCATCTTCCTAACAGTAGTCGCAGCAGCTGCTTCTGTTCCCTCTTCATTAACTTTAACATATGCTTTATGAATTATAAAATCAATAAATAAATCCTTTTCTTTTCTCATTCCAGAAAAATCAGCATTATAACTAAAAGCAGTTATCATTCCTAAAGACTTCATAGTTTCTTCCATATGATATTCTGTTTCAAATTCAAATTTAGGTAAATAAATACTGTCTATATCTGTTTTTTTCATTTGAGACTTGTATTCATTTAGTTTTTCTAAAGAAAATTCTATATCTTCAAGCGTGTAATTATAAACAATTTTTTCTTTCCTTTCATAATCATATTCTTCGTATTGTTTTGGTAATAATATCAACATAGAAATTTTATCCCCTTTATAAGGTAACTCTAATATTTGCATTTTTTCTGTTTCAAAATAATTTAGATACCCTCCCTTTCTATACATCATAGGAACTTTTACAATATTTTCAGGTGTTATTTTAAAATCTTGCTCTTTAGTGTATTCTTTATTAAATTCCTTCTCCCAACTACCTTTAAAATAAATAGCATTTGTAATTATTAATCTAGTTAATGGACTTAAATCTTTGATTATATCTTTAATTTTATCATTAGTTTGTTCTTCAATAAAACTATTAATTGTTTGTATTGATTTTTCTCTTTCATTAACAAAATCCAAATTTGTTGCTTTTCCACCATAATATTTTTCAACTCTACTTTTATAATCTTCAAGCAAATTATAATCTTTTTGAACCCATAAAGCATTTCCTGTTCTTAATTCATAATCCTTATTTCTTTCATTAATCTCATTATAGATTGCAGCAAAATTTGGTCTTAATACACTGTTTTCTGGAAAATGAAAAACAGATTTAATTTCTTCTGCTGTTTTTCCTTCTGCTCCTTCATATACTAATGCTAAAGCAGAGAAAATACTATAAGGAGAATAAAAAATATTTTTCCCTTTATTTTTAGGATCATTAATTAATTGATTATATAAATCAAAAGCAAATTGGTTATTTGCATTAATTACTTCTTGAATCCCTTGTTGAGTAAAGCCGGTATCATCTGCTTTTGGAGGTTGTTTAGGTTCATATGGATAAAGAAAAATAACTGCTGTTACAATTGCAGAAATCATAAAAAGAGTTATAATACTTATTATTATTTTTTTACTCATTAATCTTAGAATAAAAAGACCTTTAAAAATCTTTTTTTAACTTCAAATTAATTCAAACTAAAAAAGATTATATAGAAAATTTTTTAAATGGTCTTTTTATAAATTAAATATGATAATTCCGGTAAGATGTTTTTCATGTGGTAAGCCTATAGCACACTTGTGGGAAGAATATAAAAAAAGAATAGAGAAAGGAGAAAATACTAAAAAAGTTTTAGATGAATTAGGATTAGAAAGATATTGTTGTAGAGCAATGTTTTTAGGGCAAGTTGATTTATTACAAGAGATTAATAAATTTAAGAAGTTTTAATATCGCATTCTTAATTACTTAGGAAATTTCCCATCTGTTTACTTTTCCACATTTTTCACAAATTATTATTTTCATTTTCTTTTTTATTCTAATTCTTTCTTTTCCCGAATAAGGATTTAAGCAGTATTTACAAAATTTTTTTCTTTTATCTTTTAATTTAATATTATACTTCATAGCTAATCTTTTTATTTTTTTAATATCTTTAGATGTTTTATCCTTTGTATTAGAAAAAAAATAATTTATTATTTTTTCAACATTTTTTTTATTCAGTTTCCTCTTTGCCATTATATTTTTGTCTTACTTTTCATTTTTATGCAGGGAAGAGGATTCGAACCTCTGAAGGCACTAAGCCGCATGGTCCTTAGCCATGCCCGTTTGACCGCTTCGGTATCCCTGCTTATACTTAATTGTATCTAATTTTAATTAAGATAATAACATTTAAAATCTTTTCATTAAAATAAAAGAATATTAAATAATAATCTTTATAAATAAAATTTCATTTTAAATTAAAGATGAATAAAAGAGGTTTGTCAACAATTGTAGCAACTTTGCTTATTGTTTTAATAGCAATTTCAGCAGTTTTAGTTGTTTGGAAAGTTATTAATAAACAAACTACCTCTACATCAAAAGAAATTGAATCTTCTTTAGATATTTTAACTTTATCTCAATCTATAAAAATAAATGAAGCAAAATATGAAGAAGAAACAAATACAACAAAAATTATAATAACAAATACGCAAAAAGATATAAATAATTTAAATTTAGTAATAACTAATGAATCGAATTCTCAATCTTTTAGTATAAACCTAACTTCAGGAATAAATATTATTACTAAAGAAATTAATTTAATCTCTCCTAAACTAGCTTTATTAGTTTATAAAAATAAAGTTTTAAATTCAAAAGAAATATTAAAAGAAAATCTTATTTCATTATCATTTAATCTTTTAATAATCTCACCTCAAAACACAACCTACAATACAAACACAATTAACTTCAACATAACAGCAGATGAAAATTTAGATACTTGCATATATACATTAAACAACTGGCAAACAAATATAAGCATGACAAAATTAAATGACACTTATTTCTATAACATAACTCAATTAGACGATGGAAGCTACACAGCAAAATTCTGGTGTAATGATACAAATGGAAATATAAATAATAAAGAACAAGTTAGTTTTAGTATTGATACAAGAATACCTATTTCATCTTGTACTACAATAACATCATCAGGAGAATACACTTTAACTGCTGATATAATTGATTCAACAGCAACAACATGTATTAACATACAAGCAAATAATGTAATATTAGATTGTCAAGGCCATACTATAGGCGGAAAAGATACTTCAAACACAAATGGAATTTACATTTATAGAAGTTCAGCTCAAAATACAAATATAAAAATAAAAAATTG is a genomic window of Candidatus Pacearchaeota archaeon containing:
- a CDS encoding 50S ribosomal protein L21e; amino-acid sequence: MAKIKKATRESGKIKTSKILYNYKEGDKVVIKIDISHPINFPKRFNGKSGKIIGKKGKIYIVEIKDFNRIKKLLINPIHLKY
- a CDS encoding serpin family protein, with product MSKKIIISIITLFMISAIVTAVIFLYPYEPKQPPKADDTGFTQQGIQEVINANNQFAFDLYNQLINDPKNKGKNIFYSPYSIFSALALVYEGAEGKTAEEIKSVFHFPENSVLRPNFAAIYNEINERNKDYELRTGNALWVQKDYNLLEDYKSRVEKYYGGKATNLDFVNEREKSIQTINSFIEEQTNDKIKDIIKDLSPLTRLIITNAIYFKGSWEKEFNKEYTKEQDFKITPENIVKVPMMYRKGGYLNYFETEKMQILELPYKGDKISMLILLPKQYEEYDYERKEKIVYNYTLEDIEFSLEKLNEYKSQMKKTDIDSIYLPKFEFETEYHMEETMKSLGMITAFSYNADFSGMRKEKDLFIDFIIHKAYVKVNEEGTEAAAATTVRKMGSSAYPLRKIFRADHPFIFIIQQKDTGNILFIGRVIDPTKK
- a CDS encoding DNA-directed RNA polymerase subunit N, which translates into the protein MIIPVRCFSCGKPIAHLWEEYKKRIEKGENTKKVLDELGLERYCCRAMFLGQVDLLQEINKFKKF